From Methanococcus maripaludis, one genomic window encodes:
- a CDS encoding nitroreductase family protein produces MNQVLETIKNRRSVRKFRNEQIKDSEIEAIIEAAIYAPTALNEQPWHFTVIQNTELLDEINTVSKKTLAENPTSMKNIPESLINAMSNPKYNILYEAPTLIVVSGNKNAHSAIVDCSAAIQNMLLAAESMNIGSVWLGLVRPYFLTENVKKLNIPENFEPYYGVAFGYKLIETPKTAPERKKNVVNYVK; encoded by the coding sequence ATGAATCAAGTTTTAGAAACAATAAAAAATAGAAGAAGTGTTAGAAAATTTAGAAACGAGCAGATAAAAGACAGCGAAATCGAAGCGATAATTGAAGCTGCAATTTATGCGCCAACTGCGTTAAATGAACAGCCATGGCACTTTACAGTAATTCAGAACACGGAACTGCTCGATGAAATAAATACTGTATCAAAAAAGACTCTCGCAGAAAATCCTACCTCAATGAAAAACATACCTGAAAGTTTGATAAATGCAATGAGCAACCCAAAATACAACATTCTTTACGAAGCTCCAACTTTAATTGTCGTTTCTGGAAATAAAAATGCGCATTCGGCGATTGTTGACTGTTCTGCGGCAATTCAAAACATGCTTTTGGCAGCAGAAAGCATGAATATTGGTTCAGTGTGGCTTGGACTTGTAAGGCCATACTTTTTGACCGAAAATGTTAAAAAATTAAACATCCCGGAAAACTTCGAACCATACTATGGAGTTGCTTTTGGTTATAAATTAATCGAAACTCCAAAAACTGCGCCTGAAAGAAAAAAAAACGTTGTAAATTACGTAAAATAA
- the cfbD gene encoding Ni-sirohydrochlorin a,c-diamide reductive cyclase catalytic subunit — protein MILHPRPSPIAAAMYQLRDIGVDAIILHGPSGCCFRTARLLEIDGIRVFTSAMGENDFIFGAMDKLRDVINEVLEYLKKETPKDEKYRIGIVGTCASMIIGEDLESLIDDFDDIIIPVDIHSGLVDNTVGAIRAMDGALNAGLIDYSEYERQKKMLVAATDVEKKRGMAKNRYLKPTYEDDLENFITVLKETDEKIKQGNEVKIACVLNAKKETAYLFSDPLLEINRHFKCINIANLDENIGFDKVRNDAKNILKEFNENGFKIDYITGGLDEYPITGEKALSYLKEINPDIVVVSGVPHALLIENLKEINPDVITVGISDGPRLYHPIKEVYNYGIIELDAHAKVLGKKNIVKSRFGEILSFMTF, from the coding sequence ATGATTTTACACCCTCGACCTTCCCCAATTGCCGCGGCAATGTACCAATTAAGAGATATTGGGGTTGATGCGATTATTCTCCATGGGCCAAGTGGATGCTGTTTTAGAACTGCCAGACTTCTCGAAATTGACGGAATAAGAGTTTTTACTAGTGCAATGGGTGAAAACGATTTTATTTTTGGTGCAATGGATAAATTAAGAGATGTAATAAACGAAGTTTTGGAATATCTAAAAAAGGAAACTCCAAAGGACGAAAAATACAGAATCGGAATTGTTGGAACCTGTGCAAGCATGATTATTGGAGAAGATCTCGAAAGTCTCATTGATGATTTTGACGACATAATAATTCCAGTAGACATTCACAGCGGCCTTGTCGATAACACGGTTGGTGCGATAAGGGCGATGGATGGTGCTTTAAATGCTGGATTAATTGATTATTCTGAATATGAACGGCAGAAAAAAATGCTTGTTGCTGCAACCGACGTTGAAAAGAAACGAGGAATGGCAAAAAACAGGTATTTAAAACCGACATACGAAGACGACCTTGAAAACTTCATAACTGTTTTAAAAGAAACTGATGAAAAAATAAAACAGGGAAATGAAGTAAAAATTGCCTGCGTTTTAAATGCAAAAAAAGAAACCGCATATTTATTTTCTGACCCGCTTTTGGAAATAAACAGACACTTCAAATGCATCAATATTGCAAATCTCGATGAAAATATCGGTTTTGATAAAGTAAGAAATGATGCTAAAAATATTTTAAAGGAATTTAATGAAAACGGATTTAAAATTGATTATATTACTGGAGGACTTGATGAATATCCAATAACTGGTGAAAAGGCATTATCGTACTTAAAAGAAATTAATCCAGATATTGTTGTAGTTTCAGGAGTCCCTCATGCATTATTAATTGAAAATTTAAAAGAAATTAATCCAGATGTAATAACAGTTGGAATTAGTGATGGCCCAAGGCTATATCACCCGATAAAAGAAGTTTACAATTATGGAATAATCGAACTTGATGCTCATGCAAAGGTTCTTGGAAAGAAAAATATCGTGAAATCCAGATTTGGAGAAATTTTGAGTTTCATGACATTCTAA
- a CDS encoding right-handed parallel beta-helix repeat-containing protein yields the protein MTKIGYKPLIALALALCVGISIASAAKEGVPGTNTVYINEIPYTITDSGKYLLNISKSDISGTAIIINADNVILDGNGNYLEGDSTGSTSFVVDMGVYVYPKSRVTIRDMNISKFGSGIYLANSSECTIFKNDLSKNDVGIRMCRTNNSNIEDNEIYECTGPNAIGLYSSYYANGNNIVNNLVNNNDIGLKFAGVAMDNRIISNEIIDNENYGMVLGSSCNNNTVNANIALGNTPDIYMDFETNLVNGNKYDTIE from the coding sequence ATGACTAAGATTGGTTATAAACCACTGATAGCATTGGCTCTCGCATTATGTGTGGGAATATCTATTGCAAGTGCTGCAAAAGAAGGGGTTCCTGGAACAAATACGGTGTACATTAATGAAATTCCATATACTATAACCGACTCCGGAAAATATCTGTTAAATATATCAAAATCAGATATTTCTGGAACTGCAATAATAATAAATGCAGATAATGTCATACTTGATGGAAACGGGAATTATCTTGAAGGGGATTCGACAGGTAGCACCAGTTTTGTCGTTGATATGGGGGTATATGTATATCCAAAATCAAGGGTTACAATCCGAGATATGAACATATCAAAATTCGGTAGTGGAATATACCTTGCAAATTCATCAGAATGCACGATATTCAAAAACGATCTTTCGAAAAACGATGTAGGTATCAGGATGTGCAGGACAAACAATAGCAACATAGAAGATAACGAAATATATGAATGTACAGGGCCTAATGCTATAGGATTGTATTCAAGTTATTATGCAAATGGAAATAATATAGTAAACAACCTCGTAAATAATAACGATATCGGACTAAAATTTGCCGGAGTTGCAATGGATAACAGAATTATTTCAAATGAAATAATAGATAACGAGAATTATGGTATGGTTCTTGGATCCTCTTGTAATAATAACACGGTAAATGCAAATATTGCACTGGGAAATACCCCGGATATATACATGGATTTTGAAACTAATTTAGTAAACGGAAACAAATACGATACAATCGAGTAA
- a CDS encoding lactate utilization protein: MQEVHKWHSDLTGKKLVENLKKNLFDAYYFEDESEVSNYIMNYVGNGTKIGFGGSVTVQSLNIAEQAREKGAVILDHNNPSLTMEEKMEVMRQQLTSDIFISSTNAITTAGELVNIDGVGNRVSAMAFGPKKVIIVVGLNKLVKDIETAFERIKMEAAPKNMKRLGFLNPCIKTGYCVNCDAETRACRIYSVIKRRPMLTDVTVLVLPKSLGF, translated from the coding sequence ATGCAAGAAGTTCACAAGTGGCATAGCGACCTTACTGGCAAAAAACTCGTAGAAAATTTAAAGAAAAATCTCTTCGACGCATATTACTTTGAAGATGAAAGCGAAGTTTCTAATTATATTATGAACTACGTTGGAAACGGAACCAAAATTGGTTTTGGCGGTTCAGTTACGGTCCAATCTTTAAATATCGCGGAGCAGGCAAGGGAAAAAGGTGCGGTGATTTTGGACCACAATAATCCAAGCCTTACAATGGAAGAAAAAATGGAGGTAATGAGACAGCAATTGACGTCGGATATATTTATTTCAAGCACGAATGCGATTACAACGGCAGGAGAACTTGTAAATATCGACGGGGTTGGAAACCGGGTTTCTGCAATGGCATTTGGCCCGAAAAAAGTGATAATTGTTGTCGGATTAAATAAACTAGTTAAAGACATCGAAACGGCATTTGAAAGAATTAAAATGGAAGCTGCGCCAAAAAACATGAAGAGATTGGGATTTTTAAACCCTTGCATAAAAACAGGGTACTGTGTAAACTGCGATGCAGAAACCCGGGCTTGCAGGATTTATTCAGTAATTAAAAGAAGACCGATGCTTACAGACGTTACAGTCCTCGTTTTACCAAAAAGCCTCGGATTTTAA
- a CDS encoding replication factor C small subunit, with protein MQKPWVEKYRPQTLSEVVGHHEIIKRLTNYVEKKSMPHLLFSGSPGVGKTTAALALAKDLYGETWRENFLELNSSDERGIDVIRTKVKDFARTKPIGDAPFKVIFLDESDALTSDAQNALRRTMEKYSDICRFVLSCNYPSKIIPPIQSRCAIFRFSPLKTEDLVENLKEISEKENLTLEKGGIDAIIYVSEGDMRKAINVLQTAAAVSDTVTEEIVYKVASKARPDEIKKMTQLALNGKFVESREQLYNLMIDWGMSGEDILIQIFREVPNLDISEKEKVHLVEAIGECDFRIVEGSNERIQLSALLAKMGILE; from the coding sequence ATGCAGAAACCATGGGTTGAAAAATACAGGCCACAAACACTTTCTGAAGTTGTTGGACATCATGAAATCATCAAAAGACTTACAAATTACGTTGAAAAAAAGTCAATGCCGCATTTATTATTTAGTGGATCCCCAGGGGTTGGAAAAACAACTGCAGCACTCGCTCTTGCAAAAGATTTATATGGGGAAACTTGGAGAGAAAATTTCCTCGAATTAAACAGTTCTGATGAAAGGGGAATCGATGTAATCAGAACCAAAGTAAAAGATTTTGCAAGAACGAAACCTATTGGAGATGCGCCATTTAAAGTAATATTTTTAGATGAGAGTGATGCTTTAACTTCAGATGCTCAAAACGCACTTAGAAGAACCATGGAAAAATATTCTGATATCTGTAGATTTGTATTAAGCTGTAACTATCCAAGTAAAATTATTCCTCCGATTCAGTCAAGATGTGCGATATTTAGATTTTCACCGTTAAAAACTGAAGATTTAGTTGAAAATCTAAAAGAAATTTCTGAAAAAGAGAATTTAACCCTTGAAAAGGGGGGAATTGATGCAATAATCTATGTTTCAGAAGGAGACATGAGAAAAGCAATCAATGTTTTACAGACCGCTGCAGCAGTTTCTGATACCGTAACTGAAGAAATAGTTTACAAAGTTGCTTCAAAGGCAAGACCTGATGAAATCAAAAAAATGACCCAGCTTGCATTGAATGGAAAGTTCGTTGAATCAAGAGAACAGCTCTACAACTTGATGATTGACTGGGGAATGAGTGGAGAAGATATACTCATCCAGATATTTAGGGAAGTTCCAAATTTAGACATTTCTGAAAAAGAAAAAGTGCATTTAGTCGAAGCAATTGGAGAATGCGACTTTAGAATCGTTGAAGGTTCAAACGAAAGAATACAGTTAAGTGCACTCCTTGCAAAAATGGGAATTTTAGAATAA